The Stenotrophomonas sp. ZAC14D1_NAIMI4_1 DNA segment TCACCAGTTTCGTGGTCTATTTCAGTGCGCTGCTGTACATCCTCAGCCTCCTGGGCGCGAAGCCATCGGTGCTGTGGACGGCCTTCACCGGTTTTGCCGCCGTGGGCGCGGTAGCGTTCTTCGCGGCGTGGAGCGTGCTGTCGAACATTTTCTGCACGCTGCTGATCTTCACCACCCGTCCGTTCCGCCTGCATGACTACATCGAGGTGCTGGAGAACGGCGAGAAGCCGGGGCTGAAGGGCCGGGTGATCGACGTGAACCTGATCTACACGACGCTGCAGGAAACGGGCAACGGCCACGAGGGCACGGTGCTGCAGCTGCCGAACAACCTGTTCTTCCAGCGCACGGTGCGGCGCTGGCGGGATCCCTCGCAGGCCCCGGGTGGCATCCAGGGCGACGGCTGAGGGGTTGAGGGTTTTTGCAGGGCTGCGCCCTGCACCTGCAGAGGCCAGAGCAAGAGCAGAAGCTGGCTTTCCGTGGGTTGGCGGGGCGGGTCCGGTTGAGGGGGACGCTGTGAACCCATCCATGGGGGCTTGGTCGCGGCATCCATGGCGCTCACACCCCCTCAACCGGACCCACCCCGCCTTCGACAGTTCTCCGCGATCTGTCAGAACGGCGTTCTGCTTTGGTGGGTGCCGACCGTTGGTCGGCACGAATGAATTCATTCGATATCTGACAGATGTGTTGACCAAGGTCGACACCTACCAACAACCGCACGTCCCAGTAGATCCACGCCATGCGTGGATGAATTCATTCGATATCTGACAGATGTGCCGACCAACGGTCGGCACCCACCAACAGCTGCATTTGCCAACAGCGGACGGAATCTGTCAGAGGCGGGGCGGTGTGGGTGGGCAGGACCGTTGGCGCCATGGATGGCGCCATCGAGCCCCCAGGGACGGGTTTACGGCGTGTCCTGACCACCCACACCGCCCCGCCATCCCACGGAATGCCGCTCTGGCTTTTGACGTTGCCTTTGCATTGAGCAGGTGCAGGGCGCAGCCCTGCAATAGAACCCCCTACCTCAACTGGCTGTCCTTGCTGCCACGCCGGTTGTAGCCGGCATGCGCCTGCTCCTCGTCGTCCAGCGCCTGCTGGCAGGCCACGCACAGCCGTACGCCGGGCACGGCCTGGCGCCGCGCCAACGGAATCGGCGCGTCGCATTCCTCGCAGTGTTCCAGACCCGGGCCTTCGCGCAGCTGGCGCCGCGCGCGGGCAATCGCATCGTCGACGGTGGCGTCGATCTGGTCCTGGACCGCGCCGTCTCCCGCCCAACCGGTGGCCATGGCCATCCTCCGCAGGTGTGTCGCCTGATATGGGGACGATCCACCCCGCCGCAAACGGTCGCGCCGGGCCGGGCCCGGCGGTCGTATCCGTTGGTTCAGCCGCGCCTTACCAGACCAGGTCGTCCGGCACCTGGAACTGGGCGTAGTAGGCGTCGTCCTCGGCGTTGCCGGTGGAAATCTCCGCAGTCGAGCCCGGCTGGCCGTGGTCGACGATGATCGCCTCCGGGGCACGCTCGCGCACCTTCTCGGCGGCGGCACGCGGCAGCAGCGCGTAGCCCTCGCCCTGGGCAACGATGACCAGCACGCCCACCGACAGCGCCTTGCGCAGCTTGGGGTCGATCAGCAGGGTGCGGATCGCTCCGCCGTCGCTGAAGCGGTATTCGTCATCGCCCTTGTGGGGCACGGCATGGGCCGTGATGATCTGCTTCGCCTGCGCCTTCTGTTCAGCCAGCTTGGCCTGGGCGTTGCGCTCGGCGGCCAGCGCGCGGTCGCGCTCGACCTTCTCGGCGCGGGCGCGTTCAGCTTCCCGCTGGACCTCGGCCGAGGTCGATTCGGCCTTGCCCTGGCGGGCCTTGGCCTGCGCGCTCGCGGCGGCGCTGGCCTGCGACTTCTTGGCCAGGCCGGCCTTGAGCAATTGTTCCTGCAGCGCGTTGGGCTTTGCCATGGTCGTTGCGTACCGCGTGTAATCTTGGATGCCCCATTCTACCGACGCCCCGCCGCCCCTGCATGGCAGTCCTGAAGTACCTCACCGGCTATCCCGAACCCCTGGTCGCCCAGGTCAGCGAACTGCTGGCCCAGGGCAAGCTCGGCCCCTGGCTGCAGCAGCGCTACCCCGACCCGCACGAGGTGCGCAGCGACCGCCAGCTGTACGACTACACCCAGGACCTGAAGGACCGCTACCTGCGCAAATCGGTACCGCTCAACAAGGTCTGCTACGACAACACGCTGGAGGTCATCAAGCATGCGCTGGGCACCCATACCGCCATCTCCCGCGTGCATGGCAGCCGCCTCAAGGCCAGTCGCGAGATCCGCATCGCCACCGTGTTCCGCCAGGCGCCGGCGGCCTTCCTGCGCATGATCGTGGTGCATGAACTGGCCCACCTGAAGGAAGCCGACCACAACAAGGCCTTCTACCAGCTGTGCCAGCACATGGAGCCGGACTACCTGCAGCTGGAGTTCGATACCCGCCTGTACCTGACCGAGCTGGCCAACCGCAGCCAGCGCTGACCGGCCGCAGCAGCTACACTGCGCGCCCCCTGACCGACCTGCCCACCATGGAACCGACCCGCCTCGACAAACGCCTGTCCGCCCTGCTCGGGATCCCGCGCGGCGAAGCGCGCCGCTACATCGAAGGTGGCTGGGTGACGGTCAACGGCGAGGTGGTGGAGCAGCCGCAGCGCCCGGTCGATGAGAGCGCCGTGATCGTGATGGCCGAACAGGCCGAAGACAGCAAGGCCGAGCGGGTCACCATGCTGCTGCACAAGCCGGCCGGCGTCGCCGCCGAGACGCTGTGCGCGCTGGTCAGCAGCGCCACCCGCAGCGAGCTCGATGCCAGCGACATCCGCCCGCTGCAGCGTCATTTCCACGGGCTGCAGCTGGCGGCATCGCTGCCGGCCGCCGACAGTGGCCTGGTGGTGGTCAGCCAGGATCCGGCCACCCTCGCCCACCTGCAGCGCAACCTGGGCCGCACCGAGCAGGAGTACCTGGTGGAAGTGGCCGACGGTGGCCCGGAGCGCGGCCCCTGGCTGATGGCCCGGCTGCAGCACGAATCCGGCGGCGCCAAGGTCAGCTGGCAGAACGAGCAGCGCCTGCGTTTTGCCGGCAAGGGCCTGACCGCCAAGGGCCTGCGGACGGCGGTCGGCAACGCCGGCCTGCAGGTTGCCGCGGTTCGCCGCCTGCGTATCGGCCGCGTGGCCCTGGGGCCGCTGCCGCCGGCGCAGTGGCGTTACCTGGGCAGCGACGAGCGGTTCTGATTGCCGCAGTGGTGGCATCCACGCAGGGCGTGGATCTACCATCGATGGCATGAGCCTGCGCAAACCCATGTGGCGACGCGTGCTGCGTGTCGTCGCACTGATCATCGCCGCCCTGCTGGTGCTGGTGCTGTCCGGCCTGCTGCTGGCCGACCACCTGACGCCGCAGGCGCGGGGGCCCGTCTCGCACGTGCTGCCGCTGCAGCCGGCGCAGACCGCCATTGATCGCCAGCTGGTACCCGAACAGAACGCGCGGCCCGGGCAATCGGGCGTGGCGTTCCTCAGCGATGGCATGGATGCATTCGCCGCGCGCGCGAAGATCACCGAACAGGCCGGGCGCAGCCTGGACCTGCAGTACTACATCTGGCACGACGACCTGGTGGGCCACCTGATGGCCAAGGCGCTGTACGACGCGGCCGAACGCGGCGTGCGCGTGCGCATCCTGCTGGATGACATGAATGCCAAGGACAAGGACGCGCTGATGATGGCGCTCGATGCGCACCCCAACATCGAGATCCGCCTGTACAACCCGTTCCGCAACCGCAGCGGCATCGCGCGGACGCTGGAAATGATCCAGCGCGCCTTCAGCGTCAACCACCGCATGCACAACAAGAGCTGGATCGCCGACGGCCGCGTGGCGATCGTCGGCGGCCGCAACATCGGCGAGGAATATTTCAGCGCGCGCAACGACGTCAACTTCCAGGACCTGGACCTGGTGGTGGCCGGGCCTGCGGTGGAACAGGCCAACCGCATCTTCGACGACTACTGGAACAGCGCGGCGGCCATTCCCATCGGCGCGCTGGCCAGCTACACCGATGCGCAGCTGCGCGCCCTGCTGCGCCAGTCCGACCGCGATGCACTGCACGCCCGGGCGCAACCCTACCTGCAGCGCGTCAAGGCGTCGCGTGCGCTGCGCCAGCCGGGCCCGGACCCGCTGCACTGGAGCGCGAGCGTGCGCATCCTGTCCGACCCGCCGATGAAGCATCGCGATGATGCGCGCGATGGCTGGCTGGTCAGCGCACTGGTCGAGGAGCTGCAGTCCACCCGCCATGCCGCGCTGCTGGTATCGCCCTACTTCGTGCCCGGTCGCGATGGCCTGCAGGGCCTGTCGGCGATGGCCGCGCGCGGTGCCCAGGTGGGCGTGGTGACCAATTCGCTGGCCGCCACCGACGTGGCGGCGGTACACGGCGGCTACATGGGCTATCGGGCACCGCTGCTGAAGGCCGGCGTGCAGCTGTACGAATTGAAGGCGCACGGCGAGCCGGGCGAATCCAGCCTGTTCGGCAGCAGTGGTGCCAGCCTGCACACCAAGGCCTTCGTCATCGACGACCGCCGCGGCTTCGTCGGTTCATTCAACCTCGACCCTCGTTCGGCCTACCTCAACACCGAAATGGGCGTGCTGTTCGATGACCCGGTGCTGGGTGCGCGGCTGCGCGAGGAATACCTGCGCCTGGCCGACCCGCTGCACAGCTGGTGGCTGGCGCTCGGGCCGGACGATGACCTGCGCTGGCTGGAGCGGCAGCCACCGCCGCACTGGGTGGGCCGCGAGCCCGGCAGCACCCTGGGCGCGCGCCTGACCGCCCACGTGATCAGCTGGTTGCCGGTGGAATCGCAGCTGTAGCGCTCATGCCCCGGCCTCGCCGTGCGCGTCATGCATGGCCTCGTCGAGGGTTTCCACGTTGCGCCCGTGCAGGCGCCGCCAGATCCAGCGCAGGGCGTGCGGCGGTGCCGAAGGCAGCTGCTCCAGCAGCGCCAGCATGCGCGCCTGGGGGCCGTGGCCGTGCCGGCACAGCAGGCTGGCGGCAGCCGCCGCGCTGCCCAGGCGCAGGCTGTCGGCCAGCGGGCCCTGGGCATCGGCCGCCAGCGCCTGGTGCACCGGTTCGGGCAGGTCCCAGGCCGCGGCCACGCGCTGGGCCAGCGGCAGCGACCAGCGCTGCAGCAGGTCCAGCACCACCTCCGGCGCGACCGTCTCGCCACGTGCCTGCGCTTCCTGCAGCAGCTGGCGCATCACCAGGGCCGCGCCCAGGCCCTGCACCAGGCCCAGCCACTGCGCGGCGAAGGCATCGCCGAAGGTGACCGTGCGCGCATGGTCGGCGGCCGCGCGCGAGGCCAGCAGCGCGTGCTCCCAGATGATCGCGCTGAACTGCGGGAACACCTCGCACTGCACCTGCATGACCGGCTGCACCAGCACGGCACTGATGATCTGCCGCACGCCCTCGGTGCCGACCAGGGTCACCGCCCGCTGCAGGCTGTCCACCGGCCGTTCGTGCACTTTGTAGGCCGGGCTGTTGGCGATGCGCAGCAGGTTGCCGGTCAGCACCGGGTCCTGACCGATGATCGCCGCCATCACCCGGGCCGAGGCCACCTCGTCGTTGACGGTCTGGATCAGCTGCGGCAACAGCTGCGGGCGCCGCGGCAGCTGCCGGGTCGCCCAGTCGCGGTCCTGCAGGGCACGGTCCACCGCGTCGGCCAACGCCGAGGGCTGCCCTTCAGGCAGCTCGCCCACCAGGTGCGGGTACAGCGCCAGCGCATGCAGGCCGCGCTGCAGGTGGGCGGCAATCTCCGCCGGCTGCAGCGCCTCGCCCTGCAGGCTTGCCGCAGCGGCGGCCACGGCCTGCCGCGG contains these protein-coding regions:
- a CDS encoding DksA/TraR family C4-type zinc finger protein; its protein translation is MATGWAGDGAVQDQIDATVDDAIARARRQLREGPGLEHCEECDAPIPLARRQAVPGVRLCVACQQALDDEEQAHAGYNRRGSKDSQLR
- a CDS encoding mechanosensitive ion channel family protein, producing the protein MMLSLKDHLPAWSHPWLNYIGIALQIVLVLVVAWLLRVLARRLIRRFAEHYTLPPEMAMGARRITSFVVYFSALLYILSLLGAKPSVLWTAFTGFAAVGAVAFFAAWSVLSNIFCTLLIFTTRPFRLHDYIEVLENGEKPGLKGRVIDVNLIYTTLQETGNGHEGTVLQLPNNLFFQRTVRRWRDPSQAPGGIQGDG
- a CDS encoding M48 family metallopeptidase; its protein translation is MAVLKYLTGYPEPLVAQVSELLAQGKLGPWLQQRYPDPHEVRSDRQLYDYTQDLKDRYLRKSVPLNKVCYDNTLEVIKHALGTHTAISRVHGSRLKASREIRIATVFRQAPAAFLRMIVVHELAHLKEADHNKAFYQLCQHMEPDYLQLEFDTRLYLTELANRSQR
- a CDS encoding DUF2058 domain-containing protein; its protein translation is MAKPNALQEQLLKAGLAKKSQASAAASAQAKARQGKAESTSAEVQREAERARAEKVERDRALAAERNAQAKLAEQKAQAKQIITAHAVPHKGDDEYRFSDGGAIRTLLIDPKLRKALSVGVLVIVAQGEGYALLPRAAAEKVRERAPEAIIVDHGQPGSTAEISTGNAEDDAYYAQFQVPDDLVW
- a CDS encoding HDOD domain-containing protein; translated protein: MRPAWWQSLVEWVSRRAGTDPVRLATAPRQAVAAAAASLQGEALQPAEIAAHLQRGLHALALYPHLVGELPEGQPSALADAVDRALQDRDWATRQLPRRPQLLPQLIQTVNDEVASARVMAAIIGQDPVLTGNLLRIANSPAYKVHERPVDSLQRAVTLVGTEGVRQIISAVLVQPVMQVQCEVFPQFSAIIWEHALLASRAAADHARTVTFGDAFAAQWLGLVQGLGAALVMRQLLQEAQARGETVAPEVVLDLLQRWSLPLAQRVAAAWDLPEPVHQALAADAQGPLADSLRLGSAAAAASLLCRHGHGPQARMLALLEQLPSAPPHALRWIWRRLHGRNVETLDEAMHDAHGEAGA
- a CDS encoding phospholipase D family protein, with protein sequence MSLRKPMWRRVLRVVALIIAALLVLVLSGLLLADHLTPQARGPVSHVLPLQPAQTAIDRQLVPEQNARPGQSGVAFLSDGMDAFAARAKITEQAGRSLDLQYYIWHDDLVGHLMAKALYDAAERGVRVRILLDDMNAKDKDALMMALDAHPNIEIRLYNPFRNRSGIARTLEMIQRAFSVNHRMHNKSWIADGRVAIVGGRNIGEEYFSARNDVNFQDLDLVVAGPAVEQANRIFDDYWNSAAAIPIGALASYTDAQLRALLRQSDRDALHARAQPYLQRVKASRALRQPGPDPLHWSASVRILSDPPMKHRDDARDGWLVSALVEELQSTRHAALLVSPYFVPGRDGLQGLSAMAARGAQVGVVTNSLAATDVAAVHGGYMGYRAPLLKAGVQLYELKAHGEPGESSLFGSSGASLHTKAFVIDDRRGFVGSFNLDPRSAYLNTEMGVLFDDPVLGARLREEYLRLADPLHSWWLALGPDDDLRWLERQPPPHWVGREPGSTLGARLTAHVISWLPVESQL
- a CDS encoding RNA pseudouridine synthase; translation: MEPTRLDKRLSALLGIPRGEARRYIEGGWVTVNGEVVEQPQRPVDESAVIVMAEQAEDSKAERVTMLLHKPAGVAAETLCALVSSATRSELDASDIRPLQRHFHGLQLAASLPAADSGLVVVSQDPATLAHLQRNLGRTEQEYLVEVADGGPERGPWLMARLQHESGGAKVSWQNEQRLRFAGKGLTAKGLRTAVGNAGLQVAAVRRLRIGRVALGPLPPAQWRYLGSDERF